The following coding sequences lie in one Arachis stenosperma cultivar V10309 chromosome 5, arast.V10309.gnm1.PFL2, whole genome shotgun sequence genomic window:
- the LOC130980095 gene encoding sphinganine C4-monooxygenase 1-like has product MILGISDEMLGTFVPIIIYWVYSGIYVVLGLFSEDYRLHTKEDEDEKNLVSKGAVVKGVLLQQLVQAVVATLLFAVTGSDTQSDLNQNASLLAVARQFGTAMLVMDTWQYFMHRYMHHNKFLYKHIHSQHHRLIVPYSFGALYNHPLEGLLLDTIGGALSFLLSGMSPRASIFFFSFATIKTVDDHCGLWLPGNLFHVIFKNNTAYHDVHHQLYGNKYNYSQPFFVMWDRILGTYMPYTLEKRADGGFEARPCKDSKDD; this is encoded by the exons ATGATTTTGGGGATTTCTGATGAGATGCTTGGGACTTTTGTCCCAATCATAATTTACTGGGTTTATTCGGGGATTTACGTTGTTCTTGGTTTGTTTTCTGAGGATTACCGGTTGCATACCaaggaagatgaagatgagAAGAATTTGGTGTCAAAGGGTGCTGTGGTTAAAGGAGTTCTCCTCCAACAGTTAGTTCAAGCGGTGGTTGCAACTCTCTTGTTTGCG gTGACAGGAAGCGATACCCAAAGTGATTTGAATCAGAATGCTTCCCTCCTTGCTGTGGCCCGGCAATTTGGTACTGCTATGTTGGTAATGGACACATGGCAATATTTCATGCATAGGTACATGCATCACAACAAGTTCCTATACAAGCATATTCACTCCCAACATCACAGACTCATTGTACCTtactcatttggagctttgtacAATCACCCTCTGGAGGGACTGCTTCTTGACACCATCGGCGGGGCTTTGTCTTTCCTTTTGTCTGGCATGAGTCCTCGGgcctccatcttcttcttctcctttgccACCATTAAGACAGTCGATGATCATTGCGGGTTGTGGCTCCCTGGAAACCTTTTCCACGTTATCTTCAAGAACAATACAGCATACCACGACGTGCACCATCAGCTCTATGGAAACAAGTACAACTACTCGCAGCCATTCTTCGTCATGTGGGATCGCATCTTGGGCACTTACATGCCATACACATTGGAGAAGAGGGCTGATGGGGGTTTTGAAGCCAGACCTTGTAAAGACTCCAAGGATGATTAA